In the genome of Sporohalobacter salinus, one region contains:
- the ablA gene encoding lysine 2,3-aminomutase — MNLAEKLEVWNCSKEEWKDWHWQLENRITTADELQQRFDINNQQTEKIKEAANIFPMSITPYYASLIDFNDEFCPIRLQAIPQKVELEEFDYEMDDPLHEEEDSPVPGLTHRYPDRVLLMVTNQCSVFCRHCTRKRKVGDSNSQIDFNQIQAGIEYIEENPQVRDVLLSGGDPLLLDLDKLEKIIARLKEISHVEIVRLGSRVPVVLPQRINDELISRLKKYSPLWINTHFNHSKELTSRAKKALSKLADNGFPLGNQTVLLRNINDSPAIMKSLMHRLVENRVSPYYLYQCDLSRGIEHFRTPISAGMEIMESLIGHTSGLAVPRYVVDAPGGGGKIPVTPNYVVSSSKQKTVLRNYEGDIVAYREPEYKENKSDIATEKEKKKAVGVKKLLEDNDQYGL; from the coding sequence GTGAATTTAGCAGAGAAGTTGGAAGTTTGGAATTGTAGTAAAGAAGAATGGAAAGATTGGCACTGGCAGCTTGAGAATAGGATTACTACAGCTGATGAATTACAGCAACGCTTTGATATTAATAATCAACAGACTGAAAAAATTAAAGAAGCAGCAAATATTTTTCCGATGTCTATTACTCCTTATTATGCTTCGTTAATTGATTTTAATGATGAATTTTGTCCAATTCGATTACAAGCTATTCCACAAAAAGTGGAGCTAGAGGAGTTTGACTATGAAATGGATGATCCATTACATGAAGAAGAAGATTCACCGGTGCCTGGATTAACACATCGGTATCCTGATCGAGTATTATTAATGGTAACTAATCAATGTTCAGTGTTCTGTCGCCACTGTACCCGCAAAAGAAAAGTTGGTGATAGTAATAGTCAAATTGATTTTAATCAGATTCAGGCTGGAATTGAATATATCGAGGAAAATCCACAGGTAAGGGATGTTTTACTATCCGGAGGTGATCCATTACTATTAGATCTTGATAAATTAGAGAAGATTATTGCTAGATTAAAAGAAATTTCTCATGTAGAGATCGTTCGCTTGGGTAGTAGAGTACCTGTAGTTTTACCGCAAAGAATAAATGATGAATTAATTAGTAGGTTAAAAAAATATTCGCCGCTCTGGATTAACACTCATTTCAATCATAGCAAAGAATTAACTTCTAGAGCTAAGAAGGCATTATCTAAATTAGCTGATAATGGGTTCCCGCTTGGCAATCAGACGGTATTATTGCGGAATATTAATGATTCTCCAGCAATAATGAAAAGTTTGATGCATAGATTAGTGGAAAATCGGGTTAGTCCTTATTATCTTTATCAGTGTGATCTTTCGCGTGGTATAGAGCATTTTAGAACGCCAATCTCTGCGGGTATGGAAATTATGGAGTCGCTTATTGGTCATACTTCTGGTTTAGCAGTTCCGCGTTATGTAGTTGATGCACCTGGTGGAGGAGGAAAAATACCAGTAACTCCAAATTATGTAGTTTCTTCTTCTAAGCAGAAGACAGTATTAAGAAATTATGAAGGGGATATTGTTGCTTATAGAGAGCCGGAGTATAAAGAGAATAAATCAGATATAGCTACGGAAAAAGAGAAGAAAAAAGCGGTAGGCGTAAAGAAACTCCTGGAGGACAATGATCAGTATGGTCTCTAA
- the ablB gene encoding putative beta-lysine N-acetyltransferase: MSISSLSLENELRLENEYEHFRIIRGQNYAAKVKYSDFNQRITVKSYWGKNISSLGKRLKSEARRKGYGKIWVKAKASDKNNFINLGFKLEAEILKFYHSEDAIAMSYYVTEERSQPFNKKKEKEIIEGITSLKVENKSPKLNDSWKFKFADSSDVDEMAKLYNQVFDSYPTPIFEPDYLYKTMEKDLIYGLIYDKNDNLISAASADTDPELKNAEMTDFATLPEARGNGAASYILAKLEAELIRRNYQSLYTIARSVSYGMNRVFKRADYEYTGRLIKNCHIGGKLEDMNLWCKVID, from the coding sequence ATGAGTATTTCTTCATTATCATTAGAGAACGAGTTAAGATTAGAGAATGAGTATGAACATTTTAGAATTATTAGAGGACAGAATTATGCAGCTAAAGTTAAGTATTCAGACTTCAATCAGAGAATTACTGTTAAATCTTATTGGGGAAAGAATATATCTAGTTTGGGTAAAAGATTAAAATCAGAAGCAAGACGAAAAGGTTATGGTAAAATTTGGGTTAAAGCAAAAGCTTCTGATAAAAATAATTTTATTAATTTAGGATTTAAACTTGAAGCTGAAATTCTTAAATTTTATCATAGTGAAGATGCTATAGCAATGAGTTATTATGTAACTGAAGAACGGAGCCAACCTTTTAATAAAAAGAAAGAAAAAGAAATTATAGAGGGGATCACTTCTCTTAAAGTAGAGAATAAATCTCCTAAATTAAATGATAGTTGGAAATTTAAGTTTGCTGATTCTTCTGATGTGGATGAAATGGCTAAACTCTACAATCAGGTATTTGATTCTTATCCAACCCCTATCTTTGAACCAGATTATCTTTACAAAACTATGGAGAAGGATCTAATTTATGGTTTAATTTACGATAAGAATGATAATTTAATATCTGCTGCTTCAGCAGATACAGATCCTGAATTAAAGAATGCAGAAATGACTGATTTTGCTACTTTACCTGAAGCAAGGGGTAATGGAGCTGCTAGTTATATACTTGCTAAATTGGAAGCAGAATTAATTAGACGAAATTATCAGAGCCTTTATACTATTGCTCGGTCAGTTTCTTATGGAATGAATAGAGTATTTAAGCGGGCTGATTACGAATATACAGGAAGATTGATTAAAAATTGTCATATAGGTGGCAAATTAGAAGATATGAATCTCTGGTGCAAAGTTATAGATTAA
- the thiI gene encoding tRNA uracil 4-sulfurtransferase ThiI, whose product MKDLILIKYGEIGIKGGNRYLFEDKLIKNMKESLSGISGKIDIYKTHGRIFVEAQNNFERIIDRLQKVFGIVGVCPAKEVALDFEEVKKAGLELIKKELSSPQKTFKVETRRINKDFKYDSMEISRKLGAYVLRNTEDLTVDVHDPDIRLDVEIRHKKAYLYANDLPGVKGLPLGSCGKAGLLLSGGIDSPVAGWMAMKRGVEILPIYFHTPPFTSGRAKEKVLDLSRVLAEYASGSLQVRVVPFTEIQTAINEKAPEKLLTVIMRRMMMKIAEQITSDNEGKALITGESIGQVASQTLESMNVTNAIAQMPVFRPLIGLDKNEIKKRAKKIGTYETSIQPYDDCCTFFVPDNPETKPKLRFVEYGEENLEVDKLIEEAIEKVEIITVEAD is encoded by the coding sequence ATGAAGGATTTAATTTTGATTAAGTATGGGGAAATAGGAATTAAAGGTGGGAATCGCTATCTTTTTGAAGACAAATTAATTAAGAATATGAAGGAAAGCTTGAGTGGAATAAGTGGTAAGATTGATATTTATAAAACTCATGGTCGTATCTTTGTAGAAGCCCAAAATAACTTTGAGCGAATAATAGATAGATTACAGAAAGTATTTGGGATTGTAGGGGTTTGTCCGGCTAAGGAAGTAGCACTTGACTTTGAAGAAGTTAAGAAGGCAGGACTGGAATTAATTAAAAAGGAATTATCTTCCCCCCAAAAAACTTTTAAAGTAGAGACAAGGCGAATTAATAAGGATTTCAAGTATGATTCTATGGAGATTAGTCGAAAATTGGGGGCTTATGTACTTCGTAACACTGAGGATTTAACTGTCGATGTTCATGATCCTGATATTCGTCTTGATGTGGAGATTAGACATAAAAAAGCTTATTTATATGCTAATGATCTTCCGGGAGTCAAAGGATTGCCGTTAGGTAGTTGTGGTAAAGCTGGTTTGCTTCTGTCAGGTGGAATTGATAGTCCAGTGGCTGGATGGATGGCCATGAAGCGAGGAGTGGAGATTTTACCGATTTATTTTCATACGCCTCCGTTTACCAGTGGGCGAGCTAAAGAGAAGGTTCTTGATTTAAGCCGTGTGCTAGCAGAATATGCTAGTGGTAGTTTGCAAGTCAGAGTAGTTCCATTTACTGAAATCCAGACTGCTATTAACGAAAAGGCACCTGAAAAATTATTAACAGTTATTATGCGTAGAATGATGATGAAAATTGCTGAACAAATAACTAGTGATAATGAAGGTAAAGCATTAATTACTGGAGAAAGTATAGGTCAGGTAGCTAGTCAGACATTAGAGAGTATGAATGTAACTAATGCTATTGCTCAAATGCCAGTATTTAGACCGTTAATTGGTTTAGATAAGAATGAGATTAAAAAGAGGGCAAAAAAAATAGGTACTTATGAAACGTCTATTCAACCATATGATGATTGCTGTACTTTTTTTGTTCCTGATAATCCAGAAACAAAGCCTAAATTGCGATTTGTAGAGTATGGTGAAGAAAATTTAGAGGTAGATAAATTAATAGAAGAAGCAATTGAAAAAGTAGAAATTATTACAGTAGAAGCTGATTAA
- a CDS encoding DUF1540 domain-containing protein, which produces MSEIACNVSNCEYWDNGNICAADKISVSNNSYAGESATMEIGAIDDEVASPKSQHTQCVTFKPADK; this is translated from the coding sequence ATGAGTGAAATAGCCTGTAATGTTAGCAATTGTGAATATTGGGATAATGGAAATATCTGTGCAGCAGATAAGATCAGTGTCAGTAATAATTCCTATGCTGGTGAAAGTGCAACTATGGAGATTGGAGCAATTGACGATGAAGTAGCATCACCAAAATCACAACACACCCAATGTGTTACTTTTAAGCCAGCAGATAAGTAG